The following proteins are encoded in a genomic region of Cryptomeria japonica chromosome 11, Sugi_1.0, whole genome shotgun sequence:
- the LOC131051398 gene encoding pentatricopeptide repeat-containing protein At1g11290, chloroplastic isoform X2, protein MAAVAAHDQVILSSSRLILDYLACGKLSNARQVFEKLDSPNVFLWNGLIIGYAKHGLHEQVINLFNRMQKTCNKPDNYTFPSVLKACGSLVDVQGGEKVHNYIIKCGFESNVVVTSALVGMYAKCNSMRDARKMFDSMSDRDIVAWNTMIACYAQSGQLEEALRLFREMEASGLKAGSATFAILISACARLADLEQGKTLHEHLIRGRLELTVFVASALVDMYAKCGSIEVARELFDNMPERNLVSCNAMISGYVYNRRYEEALKVFHEMQIAGVKPDSITATSVLPACAYLGALQDGRLIHGYVIKNGCEADVFVGSALIDMYTRCQNLEIARKVFDKMSERNVVSWNVMIAGYATHGHSEDALMLFHQMRSTRVRPDHVTYANILPACAQLAALQQGKEIHKSMVEDGLDSDIFVSGALIDMYVKCGNLNAGRQVFDKMPQRDLVSWTSMVAGYGMHGITPRLEHYACMVDLLGRAGQLEKAYEFIKGMPLEPDARVLSALLNACRIYNNVELGERMAERLFKMEPDNVGFYILLSNIYAGVGRWDDVAKLRSVMKDIGLKKDPGCSWIEAGNRVHAFHTGDKSHPQFELINATLEDLTGKMMKEGYVPNTNFVLHDLEEEEKESILCRHSEKLAIAFGLINTPPGTVIRVTKNLRACGDCHNATKFISKIVGREIIVRDTTRFHHFKGGICSCRDYW, encoded by the exons ATGTTTTCCTATGGAATGGATTAATCATAGGATATGCTAAACATGGCCTTCATGAACAAGTGATTAACTTGTTTAATCGAATGCAGAAAACATGCAATAAACCTGATAATTACACCTTTCCCAGCGTTCTCAAGGCATGTGGAAGTTTAGTAGATGTGCAGGGTGGGGAGAAGGTTcataattacataattaaatgtGGATTTGAATCGAATGTTGTTGTCACGAGCGCTCTTGTGGGTATGTATGCAAAATGCAACAGTATGAGGGATGCAAGGAAAATGTTTGACAGTATGTCTGACAGAGATATAGTAGCATGGAACACTATGATTGCCTGTTATGCCCAGAGCGGGCAATTGGAAGAAGCTTTAAGACTTTTTAGGGAAATGGAAGCTTCGGGTTTAAAAGCCGGTTCGGCTACTTTTGCAATTCTGATTTCTGCGTGTGCTCGCCTTGCTGATTTGGAGCAGGGAAAAACACTTCATGAGCACTTAATCCGAGGCCGGCTTGAGCTCACTGTGTTTGTGGCAAGTGCTCTTGTGGATATGTATGCTAAATGTGGTAGCATAGAGGTTGCGAGGGAACTGTTCGACAATATGCCAGAGAGGAATTTAGTTTCCTGCAATGCAATGATTAGTGGGTATGTGTACAATAGGCGTTACGAGGAGGCTCTGAAGGTGTTTCATGAAATGCAAATTGCAGGTGTAAAACCTGATTCCATTACGGCGACGAGTGTTCTCCCGGCATGTGCTTACCTAGGAGCTCTACAAGATGGCAGGTTGATTCATGGGTATGTAATAAAAAATGGATGTGAAGCAGATGTCTTTGTGGGTAGTGCACTTATAGATATGTACACCAGATGCCAGAATTTAGAAATTGCAcgcaaagtgtttgacaaaatgtcagaAAGAAATGTTGTTTCATGGAATgtgatgattgcaggatatgctaCGCATGGTCATAGCGAGGATGCATTGATGCTTTTTCACCAAATGCGCAGCACTCGTGTTAGACCGGATCATGTTACATATGCAAACATTTTACCAGCCTGTGCACAGTTGGCAGCTTTGCAGCAGGGTAAGGAGATACATAAATCTATGGTGGAAGATGGTTTAGATTCTGATATTTTTGTTTCAGGCGCTCTTATAGATATGTATGTTAAATGTGGGAATTTAAATGCTGGACGCCAAGTTTTTGACAAGATGCCTCAGAGAGATTTGGTTTCATGGACTTCTATGGTTGCCGGCTACGGCATGCATGG AATTACACCAAGATTGGAGCACTATGCATGCATGGTTGATCTTCTTGGACGAGCGGGCCAGCTGGAGAAAGCTTACGAGTTTATCAAGGGGATGCCACTTGAACCTGATGCTCGTGTGTTGAGTGCCTTGCTTAATGCCTGTCGAATTTACAACAACGTAGAGCTAGGAGAACGTATGGCAGAACGCCTTTTTAAGATGGAACCTGATAATGTTGGGTTTTACATTCTGCTCTCAAACATCTATGCTGGGGTTGGTAGGTGGGATGATGTAGCGAAGTTGAGATCAGTAATGAAAGACATTGGATTGAAAAAAGATCCAGGATGTAGCTGGATTGAGGCTGGCAATAGGGTTCATGCATTTCATACGGGAGACAAATCACATCCCCAATTTGAGCTTATAAATGCAACACTGGAGGATTTGACcgggaagatgatgaaggaagggtaTGTCCCTAATACAAACTTTGTGCTGCATGAtctggaagaggaagagaaggaatcCATCCTTTGTCGACACAGTGAGAAACTTGCCATTGCCTTTGGGCTTATTAATACACCACCAGGAACAGTTATTAGAGTAACCAAGAATCTTCGAGCTTGTGGGGATTGTCATAACGCTACTAAATTTATCTCTAAAATTGTTGGGCGAGAAATTATTGTGAGGGATACAACCCGTTTTCATCATTTTAAAGGCGGAATTTGTTCTTGTAGGGATTATTGGTGA
- the LOC131051398 gene encoding pentatricopeptide repeat-containing protein At1g11290, chloroplastic isoform X1, with protein sequence MAAVAAHDQVILSSSRLILDYLACGKLSNARQVFEKLDSPNVFLWNGLIIGYAKHGLHEQVINLFNRMQKTCNKPDNYTFPSVLKACGSLVDVQGGEKVHNYIIKCGFESNVVVTSALVGMYAKCNSMRDARKMFDSMSDRDIVAWNTMIACYAQSGQLEEALRLFREMEASGLKAGSATFAILISACARLADLEQGKTLHEHLIRGRLELTVFVASALVDMYAKCGSIEVARELFDNMPERNLVSCNAMISGYVYNRRYEEALKVFHEMQIAGVKPDSITATSVLPACAYLGALQDGRLIHGYVIKNGCEADVFVGSALIDMYTRCQNLEIARKVFDKMSERNVVSWNVMIAGYATHGHSEDALMLFHQMRSTRVRPDHVTYANILPACAQLAALQQGKEIHKSMVEDGLDSDIFVSGALIDMYVKCGNLNAGRQVFDKMPQRDLVSWTSMVAGYGMHGYGEEALSLFNQMQKSGIKPDHVTFVAVLSSCSHTGLVDEGLHYFDQMVFNYRITPRLEHYACMVDLLGRAGQLEKAYEFIKGMPLEPDARVLSALLNACRIYNNVELGERMAERLFKMEPDNVGFYILLSNIYAGVGRWDDVAKLRSVMKDIGLKKDPGCSWIEAGNRVHAFHTGDKSHPQFELINATLEDLTGKMMKEGYVPNTNFVLHDLEEEEKESILCRHSEKLAIAFGLINTPPGTVIRVTKNLRACGDCHNATKFISKIVGREIIVRDTTRFHHFKGGICSCRDYW encoded by the coding sequence ATGTTTTCCTATGGAATGGATTAATCATAGGATATGCTAAACATGGCCTTCATGAACAAGTGATTAACTTGTTTAATCGAATGCAGAAAACATGCAATAAACCTGATAATTACACCTTTCCCAGCGTTCTCAAGGCATGTGGAAGTTTAGTAGATGTGCAGGGTGGGGAGAAGGTTcataattacataattaaatgtGGATTTGAATCGAATGTTGTTGTCACGAGCGCTCTTGTGGGTATGTATGCAAAATGCAACAGTATGAGGGATGCAAGGAAAATGTTTGACAGTATGTCTGACAGAGATATAGTAGCATGGAACACTATGATTGCCTGTTATGCCCAGAGCGGGCAATTGGAAGAAGCTTTAAGACTTTTTAGGGAAATGGAAGCTTCGGGTTTAAAAGCCGGTTCGGCTACTTTTGCAATTCTGATTTCTGCGTGTGCTCGCCTTGCTGATTTGGAGCAGGGAAAAACACTTCATGAGCACTTAATCCGAGGCCGGCTTGAGCTCACTGTGTTTGTGGCAAGTGCTCTTGTGGATATGTATGCTAAATGTGGTAGCATAGAGGTTGCGAGGGAACTGTTCGACAATATGCCAGAGAGGAATTTAGTTTCCTGCAATGCAATGATTAGTGGGTATGTGTACAATAGGCGTTACGAGGAGGCTCTGAAGGTGTTTCATGAAATGCAAATTGCAGGTGTAAAACCTGATTCCATTACGGCGACGAGTGTTCTCCCGGCATGTGCTTACCTAGGAGCTCTACAAGATGGCAGGTTGATTCATGGGTATGTAATAAAAAATGGATGTGAAGCAGATGTCTTTGTGGGTAGTGCACTTATAGATATGTACACCAGATGCCAGAATTTAGAAATTGCAcgcaaagtgtttgacaaaatgtcagaAAGAAATGTTGTTTCATGGAATgtgatgattgcaggatatgctaCGCATGGTCATAGCGAGGATGCATTGATGCTTTTTCACCAAATGCGCAGCACTCGTGTTAGACCGGATCATGTTACATATGCAAACATTTTACCAGCCTGTGCACAGTTGGCAGCTTTGCAGCAGGGTAAGGAGATACATAAATCTATGGTGGAAGATGGTTTAGATTCTGATATTTTTGTTTCAGGCGCTCTTATAGATATGTATGTTAAATGTGGGAATTTAAATGCTGGACGCCAAGTTTTTGACAAGATGCCTCAGAGAGATTTGGTTTCATGGACTTCTATGGTTGCCGGCTACGGCATGCATGGGTATGGTGAGGAAGCTCTTTCTCTTTTTAATCAAATGCAAAAGTCTGGTATCAAGCCAGACCATGTCACTTTTGTTGCTGTTCTATCTTCATGTAGTCATACAGGGCTAGTTGACGAGGGCCTGCATTACTTTGATCAAATGGTTTTTAATTACAGAATTACACCAAGATTGGAGCACTATGCATGCATGGTTGATCTTCTTGGACGAGCGGGCCAGCTGGAGAAAGCTTACGAGTTTATCAAGGGGATGCCACTTGAACCTGATGCTCGTGTGTTGAGTGCCTTGCTTAATGCCTGTCGAATTTACAACAACGTAGAGCTAGGAGAACGTATGGCAGAACGCCTTTTTAAGATGGAACCTGATAATGTTGGGTTTTACATTCTGCTCTCAAACATCTATGCTGGGGTTGGTAGGTGGGATGATGTAGCGAAGTTGAGATCAGTAATGAAAGACATTGGATTGAAAAAAGATCCAGGATGTAGCTGGATTGAGGCTGGCAATAGGGTTCATGCATTTCATACGGGAGACAAATCACATCCCCAATTTGAGCTTATAAATGCAACACTGGAGGATTTGACcgggaagatgatgaaggaagggtaTGTCCCTAATACAAACTTTGTGCTGCATGAtctggaagaggaagagaaggaatcCATCCTTTGTCGACACAGTGAGAAACTTGCCATTGCCTTTGGGCTTATTAATACACCACCAGGAACAGTTATTAGAGTAACCAAGAATCTTCGAGCTTGTGGGGATTGTCATAACGCTACTAAATTTATCTCTAAAATTGTTGGGCGAGAAATTATTGTGAGGGATACAACCCGTTTTCATCATTTTAAAGGCGGAATTTGTTCTTGTAGGGATTATTGGTGA